CCGATGCAGCAGAAGTTTCCATCCATACTGGAAATTTGACATCCAACCAAATCCGAAAATTAGAAATGACAACGGAAAAAGTAGACAATATGCATCGTATGTTTGAAAAACAAAAATCAATTATATACGAAACAATTAACCAGCTAACGGAAATTAATGATCTTTCATCTCAAATTTCTCTCAGTACAAAAGAACAAATTTCAGGACAAACCGAAGTAAATAAAGGAATCTTGGCATTAGAGAACGAAGTGAACCAAATTTCCAATGCTTCTCGAAATTTAGAACTCCATGTGGAACAAATTAGAACTCAATCTATAGAATTATTGACGTTAAGTGAATCATAAGTATAAAATAGTATTTTTGGAGAAAGATATGTTACGAAAACAAAAACAAATGATATTAAAGATAGGAATTTTTCTAATTGGAGTTTCTATGTTTCATTGTTCTAAAAATAATTTATCTCCGGACCAAGTCAAAGATGAACATGGTAAAATCATCCAAGTAATCCCAGAACCAAGTGGAAACCAAACGAAACAAATCGAAATTACATCTCCCACCAACTTACTGAAAGAAGATGGAACACTCAATGTTTCCGGTTGGTCAAGATACCCTCACTTTCAAATAAATGAATCTCTTATCAAAGCTAATCCAAAACGTTACAAACGTTGGGAACATTATACATTTTATAATGAAAGTTTTGGTGGTGCGATTACCATCACAGACATTGGTAATTTGGCAATGGGTAGCATAGAGTTATTGGAATTCAAATCGGGAAAAACAATTTTTTCCAAAACAGAGTTGGTAAGGCCAGGTTCGATTTTCTTTCCAACAAACACAACTGATCCAATCGAATTTACGAAAGGTAATCAATTCATTCGCATTCAAAAACTAAAAGGTAAACGAATCATTACATATTCCGTCCAAGGAGATTCGTCACAAGAGACCATCCAAGGTAATTTTGAATTCATTGAAAAATCCAATGAGGCACTTGCGATCATCACACCTTTTTCTGAATCAGATTTTTTCTATGAATACAAAATGCCAAGTTTGATATGCAAAGGAACCATTGTTTATCGACAATCAATCTACGATTTCAAAGAAAATAGTTACGCTGTTTTGGATTGGGGACGAGGTACTTGGCCTGAATCCAACAAATGGTTATGGGCTGCAGGTGCTGGTCAGGTTGGTGGGGAACTTCTTAGTTTGAACTTAGGTTATGGTTTTGGGGATCCCAAAAATGCAACGGAGAACGGGATCGTTTATAAAGGAAAGGTTCATAAACTTGATCAGGTTGTTTGGAAGTATGATGTGACCAATTATAAAAAACCTTGGAAGTTTACGAGTAATGAAGGTCGCTTGGATTTAGAATTCACACCCGTGTATTTATTATATTCAGACATTGATCTTATGGGAATGATTGGATTCTTAAAACAACTAGTCCAAAATTTTTCCATAGCAGAGATTTTGGAATTATTAAAAACCGAAGCATATCTAAACAAAGCCTTCGGTGTTTATAATGGTACTGTGGTCTTAGACAACGGTACAAAACTAGAAGTAAAAAACCTTTTTGGTTTTGCAGAGCAGATGTACCAAAAGTGGTAATTTAGTGTGTATAATCTCTTAGTGTTTTTAGTTTTAACGAAGTAATCACTACAATTACAGTTAAAACCAAACCAGCAGAGATAACCGCCGTTGTTATGGACACTTTTACAAGAATCAATCCTGATAAAAATCCAGCAAAGGCGGGTACCACTTGGCTTGTGATGGTGTACAAACTCATCACCCTTCCTCGGTACTCTTGGTTCACTTCTGATTGTAAAATTGCAACGAGTAAACTAATACTTGCTCCAGCTCCAAACCCACTTAGGAGTAATAAAATGATAGAGATCCACAAATGAGAGCTAAAACCAATTCCAAACAATCCTAGTCCACATAACAAACCTGATGTGAGAATCAGTCGTCCATATCCAAATGGTTTTGCTAATTTTAAAGAAGTGCCACCACCAAGTAGTAAAGCCAATGCCAAGGCACCTAAAAAGAATCCCCGATCCATCTCTCCTAATTGTAGGACAGATTTGGCATACCTTGGCATCATCACTTGCACTGGTCCCATGGAACAATAAATCACAATCGAAAAGATAAGAGTTTGTTTGAGCAATTTATGATTTTTCGCGTAAGAAAGTCCACGAAGGATCCTATCCCAAGCTGAGGAGGTTTTCCCTTGTCCTTCTGTTTTGATACCAATCAGCAATGCCATAGCTATAAAAAACAAGCTAACTCCAGTGATGTGAACCATTTGCCAAGAACCAATACTTCTGCAATATGCTAAAATAGGTGGAGCAGATCCAAAACCTAACATCACTAGAACATTGAAGATAATGGCCATTTTTTTCTGTTTATCTCCGGCCAATCGTCCAAGTAAGGACATCCTAGCAGGGGCAAGGATGGACCAACCAACTCCCGCAAAAAATGCACCTAACAGAAACAATGATACTGAAGTCATTCCATCGAAATTAGAAGA
The sequence above is a segment of the Leptospira sp. WS39.C2 genome. Coding sequences within it:
- a CDS encoding MFS transporter, which produces MNQMNTYNQGQMFRFLSASFLDFLAGHLTNYSVILYAQDVWNQDALAGIGFGLCFGVPLFLGWFAGAWCDSYSPQILAQLAHVSFLIALGLLNVSSNFDGMTSVSLFLLGAFFAGVGWSILAPARMSLLGRLAGDKQKKMAIIFNVLVMLGFGSAPPILAYCRSIGSWQMVHITGVSLFFIAMALLIGIKTEGQGKTSSAWDRILRGLSYAKNHKLLKQTLIFSIVIYCSMGPVQVMMPRYAKSVLQLGEMDRGFFLGALALALLLGGGTSLKLAKPFGYGRLILTSGLLCGLGLFGIGFSSHLWISIILLLLSGFGAGASISLLVAILQSEVNQEYRGRVMSLYTITSQVVPAFAGFLSGLILVKVSITTAVISAGLVLTVIVVITSLKLKTLRDYTH
- a CDS encoding DUF2804 domain-containing protein, with translation MLRKQKQMILKIGIFLIGVSMFHCSKNNLSPDQVKDEHGKIIQVIPEPSGNQTKQIEITSPTNLLKEDGTLNVSGWSRYPHFQINESLIKANPKRYKRWEHYTFYNESFGGAITITDIGNLAMGSIELLEFKSGKTIFSKTELVRPGSIFFPTNTTDPIEFTKGNQFIRIQKLKGKRIITYSVQGDSSQETIQGNFEFIEKSNEALAIITPFSESDFFYEYKMPSLICKGTIVYRQSIYDFKENSYAVLDWGRGTWPESNKWLWAAGAGQVGGELLSLNLGYGFGDPKNATENGIVYKGKVHKLDQVVWKYDVTNYKKPWKFTSNEGRLDLEFTPVYLLYSDIDLMGMIGFLKQLVQNFSIAEILELLKTEAYLNKAFGVYNGTVVLDNGTKLEVKNLFGFAEQMYQKW